The genomic window TTGTAGATGACCTCGCCCATGCTGGGCTTGAAGAAGAGCGTCAGGTAGACGCCCGTCAGGATGATGATGATGAAGCTGTAGAGGCAGATCTCACCGAGCATGAAGGACCAGTGGTCCGGGAAGATCTTCCGCAGGTTGGCCTTGGCCAGGGAGTAGATCCCCAGCCGGCCGTCCACCCAGTCGGCTGCGGCCTCCGCCTTGTTGGCGGGCTTGTCGCGCGTGCTGGCCGGTGCGGCCTGCTTCGCGCTAGTCGACGCGGAACTCATTCGCTGCGCTCCCAGAAGCTCGGACCGACGGGGTGCTCGAAGCCGCCGGGGGCTACCAGGTAGCCGGAGGCATCGGTGACGATCTTCAGCTGCGGCAGGGGGTGCCCGGCCGGGCCGAAGATAACGCGCGCGCCGTCCGACAGGTCGAAGGTCGACTGGTGGCAGGGGCAGAGCGCGTGGTGGGTCTGCTGCTCGTACAGCGAGATCGGGCAACCGACGTGGGTGCAGATCTTGGAGTACGCCAGCACACCCTCGAAGCCCAGGGCGGCCGAGTCGGCGTCCTTGATGTCGTTCGGCTGGATGCGGATCAGCATCAGCGCGTCCTTGGCGATGGCCTCCTGGAAGTCCTCGTCGGACTCCTGCAGACCGGCCGGACGCAGCGCGGACGGGCCGGGCTTGGCGAACGTCAGCGAGCCGACCGCGATGTCCTCGGCCTTCATCGGCTCGTTGGTGTTCATGTTGACCAGCCGGATCGGAGCGTTCGGCGTGGCCTCGTTCCAACCCGTGACGTCGAGCTTCTTCTCGGGCAGCGGGCCGAGGTCGCGCAGCAGCATCACGCCGGAGAGCGGCACCAGGGCCATGGACCCGATCAGGGTGTTGCGGATCATCTTGCGGCGGCCGAAGCCGGACTCGGCGGCGCCGGTCTTGAACTGCTCGATGACGTCCGCGCGGGTCTCGTCGTCGGCCTCGATCGCGTGGCGCTCGGCCGGCAGCTCGACGTCCGACATCAGGGTGCGGGCCCAGTGGACCGCGCCCGCGCCGATGCAGAACAGCGCCACACCCAGGGTCATACCGAGCGCGAAGTTCAGCGCGCTGATGTGGCCCAGCGGGAAGATGTAGACGATCCGGTCGGCGTCGATGCTGACGTAGCTGGCGATGAAACCGACGGTCGCCAGCATCGAGACGATGAAGAGCAGCGACACCTGGCGCTCGGCCCGCTTGGCGGCCCGCTCGTCGATGTCGGTCCGCCGCGGCTCGTGGGGCGGCAGCCCCGGGTCCGCGAACGGGTTGTCGGCAACGGCGGCTTCGCCGTGCCCTTCGCCGGCGGCGTGCGCCTGCGGCAGCTTGTCGTCTGACATGTCGTGGCTCATGACTTCTTGGCCTTGGTGGTGTGAGCGGCGACCCAGATCGCGATCGCGATCAGGACACCGAGACCGAAGATCCAGCCGAACAGACCCTCGGTCACCGGACCGAGGCTGCCGAGCGAGAGACCACCGGGGTTGGGCGCCTCGTTCGCCTGGTAGCGGACGAAGGCCACGATCTCCTGCTTCTGCTTCTCCGGCATGGTGGTGTCGGGGAAGGAGGGCATGTTCTGCGGGCCGGTCTGCAT from Kitasatospora sp. NBC_01250 includes these protein-coding regions:
- the qcrA gene encoding cytochrome bc1 complex Rieske iron-sulfur subunit translates to MSHDMSDDKLPQAHAAGEGHGEAAVADNPFADPGLPPHEPRRTDIDERAAKRAERQVSLLFIVSMLATVGFIASYVSIDADRIVYIFPLGHISALNFALGMTLGVALFCIGAGAVHWARTLMSDVELPAERHAIEADDETRADVIEQFKTGAAESGFGRRKMIRNTLIGSMALVPLSGVMLLRDLGPLPEKKLDVTGWNEATPNAPIRLVNMNTNEPMKAEDIAVGSLTFAKPGPSALRPAGLQESDEDFQEAIAKDALMLIRIQPNDIKDADSAALGFEGVLAYSKICTHVGCPISLYEQQTHHALCPCHQSTFDLSDGARVIFGPAGHPLPQLKIVTDASGYLVAPGGFEHPVGPSFWERSE